One Lagopus muta isolate bLagMut1 chromosome 10, bLagMut1 primary, whole genome shotgun sequence DNA segment encodes these proteins:
- the CCNB2 gene encoding G2/mitotic-specific cyclin-B2 gives MALTRRAAVMRGMENAVMGHNSKAKAQVTGKRAVLEEIGNKVTRGSNVPKKTDCIKPSVRATKGPGKMTNTAAPPKPPAAVNQAVKDTTTASKVLSPVPMDVSMQEEDLCQAFSDVLLHNVEDIDADDSGNPQLCSDYVKDIYLYLRQLELQQSVRPHYLDGKTINGRMRAILVDWLVQVHSRFQLLQETLYMCVAVMDRFLQSHPVPRKRLQLVGVTALLLASKYEEMYSPDIADFVYITDNAYNSAEVREMEITILKELNFDLGRPLPLHFLRRASKAGEADAEQHTLAKYLMELTLIDYDMVHCHPSEIAAAALCLSQKVLGHDKWGTKQQYYTGYAEDSLAMTMKHMAKNVVKVNENLTKYTAVRNKYASSKLLRISTIPQLNCKTIKDLAAPLL, from the exons GTCATGAGAGGGATGGAGAATGCTGTGATGGGACATAACAGCAAAGCCAAAGCTCAGGTGACTGGCAAAAGGGCTGTTTTGGAAGAAATAGGTAACAAAGTTACAAGAGGATCCAATGTACCTAAG aaaacgGACTGCATCAAACCATCAGTAAGGGCTACAAAGGGACCTGGCAAGATGACAAATACAGCTGCACCACCTAAACCTCCAGCTGCTGTGAATCAAGCAGTCAAAGACACTACTACTGCATCAAAG GTTCTGTCCCCTGTCCCTATGGATGTATCTATGCAAGAGGAGGATTTGTGTCAAGCCTTCTCTGATGTGTTGCTCCACAACGTAGAAGACATCGATGCGGATGACTCGGGGAACCCCCAGCTATGTAGTGACTATGTAAAAGATATCTACCTGTATCTGAGACAGCTTGAG CTGCAGCAATCTGTGCGCCCACATTACCTCGATGGGAAGACGATCAATGGACGTATGCGTGCAATTTTAGTTGACTGGCTTGTCCAGGTCCACTCGAGATTCCAGCTTCTTCAGGAAACGCTGTATATGTGTGTTGCAGTTATGGACCGCTTCTTACAA AGTCATCCGGTACCTCGTAAGAGGCTTCAGTTGGTGGGTGTAACAGCGCTGCTTCTAGCCTCAAAATACGAAGAGATGTACTCTCCTGATATAGCAGACTTCGTTTATATTACTGACAATGCCTACAACAGTGCTGAAGTTAGAGAAATGGAGATCACGATTCTGAAAGAATTGAACTTTGATTTGGGACGGCCTCTTCCACTTCACTTCTTAAGAAGAGCATcaaaagctggggag GCGGACGCTGAGCAACACACGCTGGCAAAATACCTCATGGAACTGACACTGATAGACTACGACATGGTGCACTGTCACCCCTCAGAGATTGCAGCTGCTGCGCTGTGCTTGTCGCAGAAGGTTCTGGGCCATGATAAGTGG GGTACAAAGCAGCAGTACTATACTGGGTATGCAGAAGACAGCCTTGCAATGACTATGAAGCATATGGCCAAGAACGTCGTCAAAGTAAATGAAAACTTAACAAAATATACT GCTGTAAGGAACAAGTATGCAAGTAGCAAACTCCTGAGGATCAGCACAATCCCTCAACTGAACTGTAAGACTATCAAGGACCTAGCTGCACCACTCTTATAA